One Sphingobacteruim zhuxiongii DNA window includes the following coding sequences:
- the nadB gene encoding L-aspartate oxidase produces MLDRKVDFLVVGSGIAGLSFALKAAALGKVLIVTKANEDESNTKYAQGGVAVVTDETDSFEKHIQDTLIAGDGLCDPQVVENVVKEGPDRIAELIAYGTSFDKEDSGEFDLAKEGGHSMHRILHYKDITGYEIERALLEKIHAHPNIEILTHYFAVDLITQHHLGEHVDKRSENITCFGIYALNTLTKNVEKVLAKVTLMATGGAGHVYSSTTNPTIATGDGIAMVYRAKGKVRNMEFIQFHPTALYNPREYPAFLISEAVRGFGGVLRRANGDSFMEEYDERASLAPRDIVARAIDAEMKKSGLDYVYLDITHRSKADILSHFPNIYEKCLSVGIDMTKDFIPVSPAAHYLCGGILVDQFGATSIKNLYACGECSSTGLHGANRLASNSLLEAAVYAHRIFLNASAIFSGLDFQDGIPSWDESNTALSNEDILVTHNLRETQKLMSDYVGIVRSDFRLERAMRRLGLLHEETESFYKNTKLSVKLCELRNVIQVAYLVVKSATLRNESRGLHYTTDHPNHADLLKDTVL; encoded by the coding sequence ATGCTGGATAGAAAAGTAGATTTTTTGGTGGTAGGTTCTGGGATAGCAGGTTTGAGTTTTGCACTAAAAGCAGCGGCACTCGGAAAAGTCCTTATTGTTACGAAAGCCAATGAGGATGAGTCGAATACGAAATATGCGCAAGGTGGAGTTGCCGTTGTAACTGACGAGACTGACAGTTTTGAAAAGCATATTCAAGATACATTGATAGCGGGTGACGGTTTATGCGATCCACAAGTTGTGGAAAACGTGGTTAAAGAGGGGCCTGATCGCATTGCTGAGTTAATAGCTTACGGTACTTCCTTTGATAAAGAGGATTCTGGTGAGTTTGATTTGGCAAAAGAGGGCGGGCATTCCATGCATAGAATACTTCATTATAAGGATATTACGGGTTATGAGATTGAACGTGCCTTATTGGAAAAAATTCATGCTCATCCTAACATCGAAATATTGACTCATTATTTTGCTGTTGATTTAATTACTCAACATCATCTCGGGGAGCATGTGGATAAACGTTCTGAGAATATCACTTGTTTTGGTATTTATGCGCTAAATACGCTTACAAAGAATGTGGAAAAAGTGTTAGCAAAGGTAACATTAATGGCTACAGGTGGTGCAGGACATGTTTATTCTTCCACAACAAATCCAACAATTGCTACTGGTGATGGTATTGCTATGGTTTACCGAGCTAAAGGTAAAGTTCGAAATATGGAGTTTATACAATTTCATCCGACAGCTTTATATAACCCCCGAGAGTATCCCGCATTTTTGATTTCTGAAGCAGTCCGTGGATTCGGTGGTGTATTACGTAGGGCTAATGGTGACTCGTTCATGGAGGAGTATGATGAACGCGCTTCTTTAGCGCCTCGTGATATTGTAGCTCGCGCTATAGATGCAGAAATGAAGAAGTCTGGTCTAGATTATGTTTATTTAGATATTACACACCGTTCGAAGGCTGATATATTATCACATTTTCCTAATATCTATGAGAAGTGTTTGTCCGTAGGGATAGATATGACCAAGGATTTTATTCCTGTTTCTCCAGCTGCCCATTATTTATGCGGTGGAATTTTGGTTGATCAATTTGGCGCGACTTCTATAAAGAATCTATATGCATGTGGTGAATGCTCATCTACTGGGCTTCATGGTGCTAATCGTTTGGCATCCAATTCGTTACTCGAGGCTGCAGTTTATGCTCACCGTATTTTCTTAAATGCTAGTGCTATATTTTCCGGTTTAGATTTTCAAGATGGTATTCCGTCTTGGGACGAGTCGAATACTGCGTTGTCTAATGAGGATATATTAGTAACCCATAATCTCCGTGAAACACAGAAGCTGATGAGTGATTATGTAGGTATTGTGCGTTCTGATTTTAGACTGGAGCGGGCGATGCGTAGATTAGGTTTGCTGCATGAGGAGACGGAGTCTTTTTATAAGAATACAAAGTTATCCGTTAAACTGTGTGAATTAAGAAATGTTATTCAAGTGGCTTATTTAGTTGTTAAATCTGCTACACTTCGTAATGAAAGTAGAGGGCTGCATTATACGACAGATCATCCGAATCATGCGGATTTGCTAAAAGATACTGTTTTATAG
- the nadA gene encoding quinolinate synthase NadA produces MNTSFEQDLSAKGFIDVAVDPTIDLVAEINRLKKEKNAVILAHYYQDSEIQDLADYIGDSLGLSQQAAKTDADVIVFAGVHFMAETAKILSPSKKVLLPDLKAGCSLSDSCPPHLFAKFKEKYPDHLVITYVNCTAELKALSDIVCTSSNAVQIVESLPADQKIIFGPDRNLGAYVKKKTGRDLVLWNGACMVHEIFSQERIDALRQEYPHAKFIAHPECEDHILAQADYIGSTSGMLKYTIEDPTDTYIVATESGILHQMQKSSPSKTFIPAPPNNMCACNDCPHMKLNTLEKLYNCLYYEQPEIILPEDIIARAQKPIERMLEISAKLGL; encoded by the coding sequence ATGAACACAAGTTTTGAACAAGACCTTTCGGCAAAAGGATTTATTGATGTTGCAGTTGATCCGACGATTGATTTAGTCGCTGAAATCAATCGATTGAAAAAGGAAAAGAATGCTGTTATCCTAGCACATTACTATCAAGATTCTGAAATTCAAGATCTTGCAGATTATATTGGAGATAGTTTAGGGCTGTCTCAACAAGCAGCGAAAACTGATGCAGACGTGATTGTATTTGCTGGAGTTCATTTCATGGCGGAAACAGCAAAGATACTTTCTCCTTCAAAAAAGGTTCTTCTTCCGGATTTAAAAGCTGGATGTTCGTTATCTGATAGTTGTCCACCACATCTATTCGCAAAATTTAAAGAAAAATATCCAGACCATTTGGTTATCACCTATGTGAACTGTACAGCTGAATTAAAAGCATTGTCGGATATCGTATGTACGTCTAGCAACGCTGTTCAAATTGTAGAAAGTTTACCAGCTGATCAAAAGATAATATTCGGACCTGATCGTAACTTAGGGGCTTACGTAAAGAAAAAAACCGGTAGAGATCTGGTCTTATGGAATGGTGCTTGTATGGTTCATGAGATTTTTTCTCAAGAGCGAATTGATGCTTTGCGACAAGAGTATCCTCATGCTAAATTTATTGCGCATCCAGAATGTGAAGATCATATTTTAGCGCAAGCTGATTATATTGGTTCAACTTCTGGGATGTTGAAATATACGATTGAAGATCCTACAGATACCTACATTGTAGCTACCGAATCGGGAATTCTTCACCAAATGCAGAAGTCTAGCCCTTCGAAGACTTTTATACCTGCGCCACCAAACAATATGTGCGCATGTAATGATTGTCCTCACATGAAATTAAATACGTTGGAAAAGCTATATAATTGTCTTTACTATGAGCAACCAGAAATTATTCTTCCAGAGGATATTATTGCTCGAGCGCAGAAGCCAATTGAGAGAATGTTAGAAATTTCAGCGAAGTTAGGTTTATAA
- the thiL gene encoding thiamine-phosphate kinase: MFDNKEKTNLSELGEFGLIKHLTSHIELKNESSVKGIGDDAAVLDFKEYKTLISTDLLLENVHFDLRYVPLKHLGYKAVQVNLSDIYAMNGIASQVTISIGMSSKFPLEAIEELYQGALIACEKFNVDLIGGDTSTSSQGLVISVTSIGYAKEAEIAYRSGAKEGDLICVSGDLGAAYVGLQLLEREKQIFLENPNIQPDLEGKDYIVERQLKPEARRDVIELFRFLNVKPNAMMDISDGLASDLFHICDASKLGCKLFEEKIPIDPMTYETAREFGLDPTVCALSGGEDYELLFTVPQSEYDKVKNQLDISIIGYMTAESEGKQLISKSGNVHELKAQGWNAFS; this comes from the coding sequence ATGTTCGATAATAAAGAAAAAACAAACCTCAGTGAATTAGGCGAGTTTGGATTAATAAAACATCTAACCAGTCATATTGAGCTAAAAAATGAATCCTCAGTTAAAGGGATTGGTGACGATGCTGCTGTATTAGATTTTAAGGAATATAAAACCCTAATTTCTACGGATTTATTGCTAGAAAACGTACATTTTGATCTTCGTTATGTCCCACTTAAACATTTGGGATATAAGGCAGTACAAGTTAATTTATCGGATATCTACGCGATGAATGGAATTGCTTCTCAAGTGACTATTTCTATTGGAATGTCTTCAAAATTTCCTTTAGAAGCAATAGAAGAATTATACCAAGGAGCTTTGATCGCTTGTGAGAAATTCAATGTAGATCTTATAGGTGGAGATACATCGACTTCTTCCCAGGGACTTGTTATATCTGTTACAAGTATTGGTTATGCTAAAGAAGCTGAGATAGCCTACCGTTCTGGTGCAAAGGAGGGTGATTTAATTTGTGTTTCTGGTGATTTAGGAGCCGCATATGTAGGTTTACAACTACTGGAAAGAGAGAAGCAAATTTTCTTGGAAAACCCTAATATTCAGCCTGATCTAGAAGGTAAAGACTATATTGTTGAGCGTCAGTTGAAGCCGGAAGCACGCCGAGATGTCATCGAATTATTTCGTTTCTTAAACGTGAAACCTAACGCTATGATGGATATTTCTGACGGCTTAGCTTCTGATTTATTTCATATTTGCGATGCCTCTAAATTAGGTTGTAAGCTTTTTGAAGAGAAGATTCCAATTGATCCTATGACCTACGAAACTGCCAGAGAATTTGGATTAGATCCTACAGTTTGCGCACTTAGTGGCGGGGAAGATTATGAGCTTCTTTTTACTGTTCCTCAAAGCGAATATGACAAAGTTAAAAATCAGTTGGATATTTCTATTATTGGTTATATGACAGCTGAAAGCGAAGGAAAGCAATTAATTTCTAAATCTGGAAACGTACATGAGCTAAAAGCTCAGGGATGGAATGCGTTTTCATAG
- a CDS encoding LuxR C-terminal-related transcriptional regulator — protein MSWKELVKSAESLLEELSKQDSRLFNDNIALKLDSYYFILDCVNTKIVSFSEDFNRVLGYDTNLFTMEDFFGIIHPEDLPTFISHEKLALKFCLNTPLAKQTRFKIVHDYRVRKKSGSYIRVMQQTVAYELNDACVLKTLIQHIDISTIKTTLESELHFIDIEGLESVYNVQEENVLSSPQKFQLTKRELEILALLDQAYNSEQIAEKLFISIHTVRTHRKNLLHKTSCDNTIDLLKKVKNMKLI, from the coding sequence TTGAGCTGGAAGGAATTAGTAAAGTCTGCTGAATCTCTGTTGGAAGAATTGAGCAAACAAGATAGTCGTCTTTTTAATGATAATATAGCACTAAAGTTAGATAGCTATTACTTCATTTTGGACTGTGTAAACACCAAAATAGTTTCTTTTTCAGAGGACTTCAATCGAGTATTGGGATATGATACAAACCTATTTACGATGGAAGATTTCTTTGGAATTATTCATCCAGAAGATCTACCTACTTTTATTTCCCATGAAAAATTAGCACTTAAATTCTGTTTAAATACACCTTTAGCCAAACAAACGAGATTTAAGATAGTCCATGATTATCGGGTTAGAAAAAAATCTGGATCTTATATCCGCGTGATGCAGCAAACTGTTGCTTACGAGCTAAATGATGCCTGCGTTTTAAAAACGTTGATTCAACATATCGATATTTCTACGATTAAGACTACGCTCGAATCTGAATTACACTTTATAGATATCGAAGGCTTGGAATCTGTTTATAACGTACAGGAAGAAAATGTATTAAGTAGCCCTCAAAAATTCCAATTAACTAAAAGGGAATTAGAAATACTCGCCTTATTAGATCAAGCGTACAATTCAGAACAAATAGCTGAGAAGCTTTTTATTAGCATTCATACAGTCAGAACACATCGAAAAAATTTATTGCATAAAACTTCATGTGATAACACCATAGATCTATTGAAAAAAGTAAAGAATATGAAATTAATTTAG